The DNA sequence ACTCCCACCTGATTCCCTACCAGATCGGGGATGTCTTCATCAGTCACTCCCTGGAGGAGACTCAGGAGATGCTGGAGGAGGCCAAGGTTTGtgtgagctgctgggctgtgctgtgtgctgggcactggggtggcATCTGTGCATCCTCTGCAGCTTTCACAGGCTGAATCCGTGTTGGATTTAGGATTTGGTCACCCCAGCAATAAATCCTGCAGCCAGACCTGGGATGAGTTGGAAGAGAGGCAGCTCTTTGTTGGTTCTGTGTGCTGACAAACCTGGCTCGGTTTGTTGTACAGAactgatttttgtttatttttctttttcagaggaGTTTGCAGGAGGAAATTGAAGCACTGGAATCCCGAGTGGAGTCCATCCAGAGCGTGCTGTCTGACCTCAAAGTCCAGCTCTATGCAAAGTTTGGGAATAACATAAACCTGGAGGCTGAGGACAGTTAAAGCTTTTCTAAACACAACACCCAACCTTTCCTTAGGTTATTAAATGTTTTGATAACATTGCTGTAATTACATTTGAGAACAGAAAATCCATCCCtttctttttgttggtttgttttttttttttttttacttcctgtAAAGTTCTGTATATTTAATAAGAACTTTCTTATTTTGGTTATtgcagttatttatttattcaggaAAACACTGACTTCACATTGCTGGTAAAGCATCAAGATTGGAATATCTGCATTGTTTATTAAGGCAATAAAGCCAGGCATGTATTGGACTttcctgggttttgttttccactcaTGAAAAGGCTTAAAACAAATGGAAAGAGGGAATTTGGGAGTGGCTGTTGGATAAAAGCTGTGTGATACAGAGGATATGATGAGGGAGTGATGCTGTGCAGGTGTTTTAAGAGGCCTCCTGGAGCTCCTAAATTCATCCTCTGTTTCACCCTCAGCTCAGGGGTCAGGAACTTACTCTAATTTACTTTAAAGCTCACTTTAGCAGTGAGGAAAAGCTTTTGGGGCCCCCATATTCACTCATTTACTGCTTTGTATTTGGGAATCCCAAAAACTGCTGCAAGTCACAATTCTGAGTCttaatttctaattttcctGAACAGTTCCTAAATCCATATTTATGTAGCAAGTTGATGTCACAATTGTTCATAGGTTTTGTTGCATCAATCCCTAATCTGTGTCTCCATCACTAGTAGGAGctgaatgtaatttttaaatgtcttaATTGGCTGAATTTGTCTTTATAtccaaagaaaacacaaaagaggGGTAGgtggttgagggaagagatgagaatcttgactccgtgtttcagaaagctgatttattattttatgatatatattatattaaaagaaaatgatacattaaaactacactaaagaaagagGATTTCATCAGAGAGctagcaaagaaaggaaaggaatcataataaaatcttgtgagtGACCAGAGAGTCCAGACAGGTGGACTGTGaatggccattaattacaaataaccacagaagaccaatcacagattcatctattgcattccacagcagcaggtaattatttacatttcatttctgaggcctctcagcttctcaggaggaaaatcctgtGAAAATCATTTTTGTCCGTGACAGGGGTGGGTGTTCTTCCCcggtggagctgctgcagtgtggcCCAACACGAGGAGCCCCCAGCAGATGGCATCAGAGACCTGGCAATGCCCAGcccgtgccaggctggcagtgccactgctgctggcagtgaagGAGCTTGAATTGGGTGGTGACAGTTCCAGggtcactgctgtgctgggcatttcacagctctgtGGGGATTTCAGATCGTTGCCACCTCCAGCCAGGCCACAGCGTGATGTGGCTTCgttgtggggaaaaaaggatttgggttggaaaggaccgTAAAGATGATTTTAGGATATTTTAtttccaaccctcctgccatggcagggtgtggAGAGCTTGCTGCTCTTTGGTCCTGAAATTGGGATTGGCTACAAACACAGCGCTGATGTTCAGGGAAGATTGTTCAGTGCCACAGATCtgattttccctttattttctctccttttagGGTTTTATGGGTGTGATACATTTTTCCTGTTGGCTTAGTCCTTGCTACAGAAATCAGAGGAGGGCTTTTTTGCACCTGGGGTGTCCAATTTCCTCCTGTGCTCCGGCCAATTGTCTTTGCAAGTCATTACATCTCATTTTTCAGCTCAGCCTCTGAATTTTTGTCATTTGCAGAGCTCCTGTGCCAAGCTATCATTTGGTATTTTTATACATGTAAAGCAGAACATgcaggaaacactttttttatTCTGGAGTTGTCATTGTGCAAGTGGCTTTGCAGATGGTGCATCTGCTGCTTGGAATTATTTGACAGCatcctggttttgctttttaataacCTTTCTGGCATGAAGATCTGTAATTGTTTCTGAGTTGGCACTTATTCTGTTCAGCATTCTGTTCTAaggactttttatttttggcGGATTAGAATCTGTTATCTCTAATAATGTTTCCTTTACCTGAACAAGAGAGCTGTGATAGAAGCCCATGAGCCAAGCCCTGGTGCTCTGTTCACCCCTGATGAACCATCCAGGCGCACTTGGCAGGATCAATGTGTAAATATCCTGGTCAGAATGCCAACAGTTTATtgtccttccctgtgctgccaggggagGGACATTTGTAGGCACCTGGGGATGAAATGTGTCACAAAGTGCTGTTCTTCCGTCTCAGAGCACTGGGCTGAGGATCCCTCACTCATGGAATCACcttttcagctttattttatctgaaaataaaatttcaatgCAGGCTTTGTTTTGCAAGTCCCACAGTCACCCACGGCTGGTTTTCACTTGGCTGCAGCAGTTAAAGCAGTAAATACAGGTGAAATTCTGCTCTTTTTGGTGCCTGCTGTCAAGGAGCTCCCAGATTTTTAGAGCTGGGTAAAACCTCTGTCAAACACCATGGGATCAATTCCTGCACTTCAGGGATTTGCAAGGCTGGTTTGTGATTCTGTACCTCTGATACAGAAATGTTTCCCACAGGATGATCCCCAGTGGAACCTTTATTAATCCCCATTTTTAGAGCAGACCTGAGCTCCCTTTACACTCCACCATACAAATGTGGTAGATAATTATTCAGTAATTGCAGGAAATGGTGTGGATCTGAAGCACTGATAATTTTGTGGTAATAAAATCACATCCAAGGGCAAGAAGAGACTGAATTCTGAATACTGAAGCTACATTTCTGTAGGAACAACAGAACTGAGCAGTTTGGTTTGCATGAGTCAGTGGTTCAGATAATTTCTCTAATGTTATTCTAATAGCCTGATtcatgagagagaaaaaaatatgaatatatatagGCATAATAAGGCCtgacagaa is a window from the Ammospiza nelsoni isolate bAmmNel1 chromosome 12, bAmmNel1.pri, whole genome shotgun sequence genome containing:
- the PFDN4 gene encoding prefoldin subunit 4, translated to MAATMKKAAAEDVNVTFEDQQKINKFARNTSRITELKEEIEVKKKQLQNLEDACDDIMLLDDADSHLIPYQIGDVFISHSLEETQEMLEEAKRSLQEEIEALESRVESIQSVLSDLKVQLYAKFGNNINLEAEDS